The Lutibacter sp. Hel_I_33_5 genome has a window encoding:
- a CDS encoding FKBP-type peptidyl-prolyl cis-trans isomerase: MKSIISIVFVTLLFVSCSSTETIEEEVIDYDSLNEIEIQDYISKNNLTPKKSSTGLYYIIIDKGTGKTPTLSSNVTVYYKGYTTDGIVFEESPDIGVNYDLNRLIPGFSEGITYLQEGGSAKLIIPSKIGYSGKLSSFNPLGGKVIIFDIKLISVN, from the coding sequence ATGAAATCAATTATATCTATAGTATTTGTAACACTTCTATTTGTTTCATGTTCTTCAACTGAAACTATTGAAGAAGAAGTAATTGATTATGATTCTCTTAATGAAATAGAAATTCAAGATTATATTTCTAAAAACAATTTAACTCCTAAAAAAAGTAGCACTGGGTTATATTATATAATTATCGATAAAGGCACAGGGAAAACCCCAACTCTTTCTTCTAATGTAACTGTTTATTATAAGGGATACACAACTGATGGAATTGTTTTTGAAGAAAGCCCAGATATTGGTGTTAATTATGATTTAAATAGACTAATTCCTGGTTTTTCTGAAGGAATAACATATCTTCAAGAAGGTGGTTCTGCGAAACTAATTATTCCTTCTAAAATTGGATATTCAGGAAAATTATCCTCTTTTAATCCATTAGGGGGTAAAGTAATTATATTTGACATTAAATTGATTAGTGTAAACTAA